From a single Shewanella denitrificans OS217 genomic region:
- a CDS encoding M48 family metalloprotease has product MRNIRLSKISTGIILGAASILFSAGIAKSFASSDLPDLGTAAVNTLSLEKEMIFGDAYMRVIRSSAPMLNDPVLNQYLSELGNKLVAHATGVKTPFYFFLLNNDEINAFAFFGGHVGVHTGLFLNADYESELASVLAHEVTHVTQRHLARSFEAQQKATPATVGGMLGAILLTIAAPQIGIAALATTQALATQARINYTRSNEKEADRIGTQTLVDAGFDPNGAADFFGKIALRYRFTTKPPQMLLTHPLPESRITEARNRATQYPKRYIPDSLNFHLAKARIQVRYSSFSDDSALALFETQLKKQDYSFKAAALYGKALALYRLEKLPEAEVIINELLALDGQNLFYLDAKTDLLIERKAFTDAISLLEAQRKLKPSSQVINANLANTYIQAEQAHKAIPILEELIFFDKKSQLPYQLLTEAYNKLGNKAMEHYANAESMALMANYRGAIDQLNYAYRYSEGQSLQIARIEARIRQFRIAERDLEALQR; this is encoded by the coding sequence TTGCGTAATATTAGATTATCTAAGATTTCCACTGGCATTATTCTCGGGGCCGCGTCGATATTATTCAGCGCAGGCATAGCCAAAAGCTTTGCTAGCAGTGACCTTCCCGATCTCGGCACCGCAGCCGTTAACACCTTAAGTTTAGAAAAAGAAATGATTTTTGGTGATGCCTATATGCGCGTCATTCGCTCTTCGGCGCCCATGCTTAACGATCCCGTGCTAAATCAATATTTGTCTGAACTTGGCAATAAGTTGGTGGCCCATGCCACAGGGGTCAAGACCCCATTTTACTTTTTTCTCCTCAATAACGATGAAATCAACGCCTTCGCCTTCTTTGGCGGCCATGTTGGCGTCCATACTGGGCTGTTTCTTAATGCGGATTACGAGAGTGAATTAGCTTCTGTTTTGGCCCACGAAGTAACCCACGTTACCCAGCGTCATTTAGCCCGTTCATTTGAAGCTCAGCAAAAAGCCACGCCAGCGACCGTAGGCGGCATGTTAGGGGCAATATTATTGACCATAGCGGCGCCCCAAATAGGCATTGCAGCCCTTGCCACCACTCAAGCGTTAGCCACACAGGCCAGAATAAACTACACACGTTCAAATGAAAAAGAAGCCGACCGCATCGGTACTCAAACCTTAGTTGATGCCGGTTTTGACCCGAATGGCGCGGCAGATTTCTTTGGTAAAATTGCCCTTCGCTACCGCTTTACCACTAAACCGCCGCAGATGTTGCTCACCCACCCTCTACCTGAATCTCGGATAACAGAAGCTCGTAACCGCGCGACGCAATACCCAAAACGCTATATTCCCGACAGCCTTAATTTTCATCTTGCTAAGGCGAGGATCCAAGTCCGTTACTCATCTTTTAGCGATGATTCAGCCTTGGCACTCTTTGAAACTCAGTTAAAGAAACAAGATTATAGTTTCAAAGCCGCAGCGCTTTACGGTAAAGCCTTGGCCCTGTATCGCCTCGAAAAATTACCTGAAGCTGAAGTCATCATCAATGAATTGTTAGCCCTAGATGGTCAAAACCTTTTTTACTTAGATGCTAAAACAGATTTATTGATCGAGCGTAAGGCGTTTACGGATGCCATAAGTTTACTCGAGGCGCAGCGCAAACTTAAACCCAGCTCTCAAGTTATCAATGCCAACTTAGCCAATACTTATATACAAGCCGAACAAGCCCATAAGGCCATACCCATTTTAGAAGAGCTTATTTTCTTCGATAAAAAGAGCCAGCTCCCTTATCAGCTATTGACTGAGGCGTATAACAAGTTAGGTAATAAAGCCATGGAGCATTATGCCAATGCCGAATCCATGGCATTAATGGCCAATTATCGCGGCGCTATCGACCAACTGAATTATGCTTATCGCTACTCGGAAGGTCAGAGTTTGCAAATTGCCCGTATCGAAGCGCGCATTAGGCAATTTAGAATAGCTGAAAGGGATCTTGAAGCCTTGCAGCGCTAA
- a CDS encoding class II fumarate hydratase: MSQFRVESDSMGEVSVPKKALYGAQTQRALDNFQFSGLVMPKAFIESLALIKQTAAETNAQLGLLDSQRCEAIVAASQAIIDGKHLTEFPVDVFQTGSGTSTNMNANEVIARLAAQLSGLTISANDHVNMSQSSNDVIPTCIHLSAALAISKQLLPALEHLTSLLEQKAVTLQGLVKTGRTHLMDAMPVSMSQVILGWAWQVKQSQQRLTHGLQQLLSLAQGGTAVGTGVNAHEDFSARFCTVLSAKTGVKFAQSQNLFCAIGSQDIAVSVSGELKGCAVSLTKIANDLRWMNSGPLAGLGEIALPELQPGSSIMPGKVNPVIPEAVAMIAAQVIGNDTCITIAGQSSNFELNVMLPVIAYNLLQSIELLSNASVALADKAILGFTVNEHRLKQALSLNPILVTALNPIIGYENAAKIAKKAYEQHRPIIDVAEEETNLDRASLEAILDPYKLTQGGIAK, translated from the coding sequence ATGAGTCAATTTAGAGTCGAGTCAGATAGCATGGGCGAGGTTAGTGTGCCTAAAAAGGCGCTCTATGGCGCGCAAACACAAAGGGCGCTGGATAACTTTCAGTTCAGTGGCTTGGTGATGCCTAAGGCATTTATTGAGTCTCTGGCATTAATAAAGCAGACAGCGGCCGAAACTAATGCTCAGTTGGGACTGTTAGACAGCCAACGTTGTGAGGCGATAGTGGCCGCAAGCCAAGCCATTATTGATGGGAAACACCTCACAGAGTTTCCTGTCGATGTGTTTCAAACTGGCTCGGGCACCAGCACAAACATGAATGCCAACGAGGTAATTGCCAGATTGGCTGCGCAATTATCTGGACTTACTATATCGGCGAACGATCATGTCAATATGAGTCAAAGCAGTAATGATGTGATCCCCACTTGTATTCACTTGAGCGCAGCTCTGGCCATATCCAAGCAATTATTGCCGGCGCTTGAACACCTCACCTCACTATTAGAACAAAAAGCCGTCACCTTGCAGGGCTTAGTCAAAACCGGTCGCACCCACCTGATGGATGCCATGCCAGTGAGCATGTCTCAAGTAATATTGGGTTGGGCATGGCAAGTAAAACAATCCCAGCAAAGATTAACTCATGGATTACAACAATTATTGAGTTTGGCTCAGGGGGGGACTGCGGTTGGCACTGGCGTCAATGCTCACGAGGATTTCTCCGCGCGTTTTTGCACTGTGCTCAGCGCTAAAACCGGGGTTAAGTTTGCGCAAAGTCAGAATTTATTTTGCGCTATCGGCAGCCAAGATATCGCCGTCAGCGTGTCTGGTGAATTGAAAGGCTGCGCCGTGAGTTTGACAAAAATCGCTAATGACTTGCGCTGGATGAATTCTGGCCCCTTGGCAGGCTTAGGGGAAATTGCTTTACCTGAGTTGCAACCTGGCTCGTCCATCATGCCTGGCAAAGTGAATCCGGTTATTCCAGAAGCTGTGGCCATGATAGCCGCTCAAGTCATAGGCAATGACACTTGTATTACCATAGCCGGGCAATCTTCAAATTTTGAACTCAATGTCATGTTGCCTGTCATTGCTTACAACCTTCTGCAGAGCATTGAGCTCTTAAGCAACGCAAGTGTCGCTTTAGCAGATAAAGCCATCCTAGGCTTTACTGTGAATGAGCACAGGCTTAAACAGGCCTTAAGTCTTAACCCCATTCTAGTCACTGCCCTCAATCCCATCATAGGCTATGAAAATGCCGCTAAAATCGCTAAAAAAGCTTATGAACAGCATAGGCCCATTATAGATGTAGCCGAAGAAGAAACTAATCTGGATAGGGCCAGTCTTGAGGCCATACTCGACCCTTATAAACTCACCCAAGGCGGGATAGCCAAGTAA
- a CDS encoding sulfurtransferase TusA family protein yields the protein MIIIDLTAYSCPYPLVQTKLNLKQLAVGDKMQLLLSDPGSRQDVPAYLKKTAYPFEIIDDNAQLLSIIVSVI from the coding sequence ATGATAATTATTGATTTAACCGCCTACTCTTGCCCCTATCCTTTAGTGCAGACCAAGCTCAACTTAAAGCAGTTGGCAGTAGGTGATAAAATGCAGTTGTTACTATCAGACCCAGGCTCTCGCCAAGATGTTCCCGCTTATCTTAAAAAAACGGCTTATCCCTTTGAAATTATCGACGACAATGCCCAATTATTGAGCATCATTGTCAGTGTCATTTAG
- a CDS encoding AI-2E family transporter, producing the protein MLTFLSDWYKARFSDPHAITLVLILTSLALLLYFAAGLLAPILVALVLAYLLEWPVAQVARIGVNRTTGASLVLILFIGLVLLMAFGLVPSLWKQGAALITDLPSMLDKGLQTVTVYSQQYPQFISQEQIEAMILELKKLLDTEHLLDFGRQLLGYSASLLVLMVYAILVPLLVFFFLKDKQELIASSKRFFPSKRDLARKVWFEMNQQIFNYIRGKVIEIVVVGVASYIFFAVMDLRYAALLGVLTGFSVLIPYVGATLVTLPIALVAFFQWGFSSEFGYLMLGYGIIQALDGNVLVPLLFSDAVDLHPVLIIAAVLVFGGLWGVWGVFFAIPLASLVKAVINAWPNDQQQTQPKLDSE; encoded by the coding sequence ATGCTGACATTTTTATCCGATTGGTACAAAGCCCGCTTTAGCGATCCCCATGCCATTACCTTAGTACTGATTTTAACCAGCTTAGCCTTGTTGCTGTACTTCGCGGCAGGATTGCTAGCGCCCATTTTAGTGGCGTTGGTTTTAGCTTATCTACTGGAATGGCCTGTGGCCCAGGTCGCTCGCATAGGGGTCAATCGTACAACGGGCGCCTCTCTGGTATTGATTTTATTTATCGGTCTAGTGTTACTCATGGCATTTGGTTTAGTGCCAAGCCTTTGGAAGCAGGGTGCCGCCCTGATTACTGACCTGCCGAGTATGTTAGATAAAGGCCTACAGACAGTGACTGTCTATAGTCAGCAATACCCGCAATTTATCAGCCAAGAACAAATAGAAGCTATGATCTTAGAGCTTAAAAAGCTATTAGATACCGAGCATTTACTGGATTTTGGTCGGCAGTTATTGGGTTATTCGGCTTCCTTATTGGTGCTGATGGTTTACGCCATTTTGGTTCCTTTACTGGTGTTTTTCTTCTTAAAGGATAAACAAGAGCTTATCGCCAGCAGCAAACGTTTCTTTCCCAGTAAACGGGATCTCGCCCGTAAGGTCTGGTTTGAGATGAACCAGCAAATCTTCAATTACATTCGCGGTAAGGTGATTGAAATTGTGGTGGTGGGCGTTGCCAGTTATATCTTCTTCGCCGTGATGGATTTACGTTATGCCGCCTTGCTTGGGGTATTAACTGGCTTTTCTGTGTTAATCCCTTATGTGGGCGCCACCTTAGTGACCTTGCCTATCGCGTTAGTGGCGTTCTTTCAGTGGGGGTTTAGCTCTGAATTTGGCTACCTAATGTTAGGCTACGGAATTATTCAAGCACTCGATGGTAACGTCTTGGTGCCATTACTATTTTCTGACGCTGTGGACTTGCATCCTGTATTGATCATCGCTGCTGTACTGGTGTTTGGCGGCTTGTGGGGAGTATGGGGCGTGTTCTTTGCTATTCCTTTAGCTTCCTTAGTCAAAGCCGTAATTAATGCTTGGCCTAATGACCAACAGCAAACTCAGCCCAAACTCGACAGTGAATAA